In Ferroplasma sp., a single window of DNA contains:
- a CDS encoding cytosine permease: MHFEKKDGVNPQYAYGEFDPVPYDMRKNNSSELFTIWFASNLTVGDFAIGFIPVLLGLSIQMALFSMILGSIMGSLLVGFMSKTGTLTGLPQMILGRRAFGKHFGIFMTGLQWLNTLGWLTVNLILASFAFSLAFHIPYYEISILAMAVVIFLISNSGRKAISYFEKTMSLVLGILFIFIVANATFHAGELYAYKPMYYGFGVAFGITLATSFSYLMSWGPYAADYSRYNKTRNSFIYTFSGGLLATVWAEIAGLLVAIMSLNPSGNPAGDLSSVLGSYGVIGLSAIFLGGIAADAINLYSNSISLKSTGLNLRRIYTVATGIIIATVLSIILYTRFYSFYEDFLFLLDYWITPWLGIMIADFFIVNKNNAFNFKSIPGFNVSGIFSYFMALAISIPFMDPGIIYEGVISKLYLGGVDISYYISFILALLLYPLMRKIINRFNIHIHAE; the protein is encoded by the coding sequence ATGCATTTTGAGAAGAAGGACGGTGTAAATCCTCAATATGCATACGGGGAATTCGATCCTGTCCCATATGACATGCGGAAAAATAATTCTTCAGAACTTTTTACCATATGGTTTGCCTCCAACCTGACTGTAGGGGATTTTGCCATCGGGTTTATACCGGTACTGCTTGGCCTTAGCATCCAGATGGCCCTATTTTCAATGATCCTCGGCAGTATAATGGGGTCTCTCCTGGTAGGGTTTATGTCAAAAACAGGCACGCTTACAGGGCTTCCCCAGATGATACTGGGGAGGCGTGCCTTCGGGAAGCATTTTGGCATATTCATGACAGGACTTCAGTGGCTAAATACACTGGGCTGGCTTACAGTTAATCTTATACTTGCATCATTTGCCTTTTCACTGGCTTTCCATATACCCTATTATGAAATTTCAATACTTGCCATGGCGGTTGTAATATTCCTGATATCTAATTCGGGAAGAAAGGCCATTTCGTATTTTGAAAAAACAATGTCACTTGTGCTGGGAATTCTGTTTATCTTTATAGTAGCCAATGCCACTTTCCATGCAGGCGAACTTTATGCATATAAACCCATGTATTATGGTTTCGGTGTAGCATTTGGAATAACACTTGCAACGTCATTTTCGTATCTTATGTCATGGGGCCCCTATGCTGCTGATTATTCCCGTTACAACAAAACCAGGAACTCGTTTATATATACCTTCAGTGGTGGGCTTCTGGCTACTGTATGGGCTGAAATTGCGGGACTTTTAGTGGCAATAATGTCCCTGAATCCATCTGGAAACCCGGCAGGCGATCTCAGCTCTGTCCTTGGGTCTTACGGGGTTATAGGGCTATCTGCGATCTTCCTGGGAGGAATAGCTGCGGATGCCATAAACCTCTACTCAAATTCAATATCACTGAAAAGCACAGGCCTGAATCTAAGAAGGATATACACTGTTGCCACAGGGATTATTATAGCAACAGTGCTATCCATAATACTCTATACCAGATTTTATTCATTTTATGAGGATTTCCTGTTCCTGCTTGACTACTGGATAACTCCGTGGCTCGGAATAATGATTGCCGATTTTTTCATAGTGAATAAAAATAATGCATTCAATTTCAAATCCATACCGGGATTCAATGTTTCAGGAATATTTTCATACTTTATGGCCCTGGCAATTTCCATACCATTCATGGACCCGGGAATAATTTATGAGGGCGTTATATCAAAATTATACCTGGGCGGTGTTGATATAAGCTATTATATATCCTTTATTCTGGCACTTTTACTGTATCCACTTATGAGAAAAATAATTAATAGATTCAATATACACATACATGCTGAATGA
- a CDS encoding dCTP deaminase, whose translation MLNDVEISSLIMQGKLISENYEPDCLTPNGYDLRVGDHTNETVEKNKLFFISSMELLNMPDNIVASLYIKSRYSRHGIFSSFGFVDAGFSGNLTMAFYNFGEPIEIRAGMKFVQIVFHEIKMPEKNYASRSGNFQGSRGINRG comes from the coding sequence ATGCTGAATGACGTGGAAATATCATCCCTAATTATGCAGGGAAAACTGATCTCAGAAAATTATGAACCTGATTGCCTCACACCTAATGGTTACGATCTGCGCGTTGGTGATCATACAAATGAAACCGTAGAGAAAAATAAGTTATTCTTTATTTCCAGCATGGAACTTTTGAATATGCCAGATAACATAGTGGCCTCCCTTTATATAAAATCCAGATACTCCAGACACGGCATATTCTCCTCTTTTGGCTTTGTGGATGCTGGATTCTCCGGAAATCTTACAATGGCCTTCTACAATTTCGGCGAGCCAATTGAAATTCGGGCCGGCATGAAGTTTGTACAGATAGTCTTCCACGAAATAAAAATGCCGGAAAAAAATTATGCCTCCAGATCCGGGAATTTCCAGGGAAGCCGGGGCATTAATCGAGGGTAA
- a CDS encoding nicotinamide-nucleotide adenylyltransferase, with product MKAFIIGRFQPFHNGHLAIIKHILEHNDYVVIGIGSAQLSHTIMNPFTAGERYLMILNTLENSGISNYYIVPIEDVNSNPMWVAHVESLTPPFHRVYTNNPLVRRLFYEKNYEVLSMPMMNRASWSGTKIRQKILNGGDWKPDVPETVYNIMNDLDGINRIKDLSRTDEDPI from the coding sequence ATGAAGGCTTTTATCATAGGTAGATTCCAGCCGTTTCATAACGGGCATCTGGCCATAATAAAACATATACTGGAGCATAATGATTATGTGGTTATAGGCATAGGCAGTGCACAGCTCTCGCACACAATAATGAATCCATTTACCGCCGGTGAGCGTTATCTCATGATACTCAATACCCTTGAGAATAGCGGCATATCAAATTATTATATTGTTCCAATAGAGGATGTTAACTCAAATCCCATGTGGGTTGCACATGTCGAATCACTGACACCTCCATTTCACAGGGTTTATACCAATAATCCCCTGGTACGCCGCCTCTTCTATGAAAAGAATTACGAAGTCCTTTCCATGCCCATGATGAATAGGGCATCATGGTCGGGCACAAAAATCAGGCAAAAAATACTTAATGGGGGGGACTGGAAGCCAGACGTCCCTGAAACAGTGTACAATATAATGAATGATCTGGACGGTATCAACCGCATAAAGGATTTGTCCAGGACGGATGAAGACCCTATATAG
- a CDS encoding DNA polymerase domain-containing protein, producing the protein MKIKMRIVAASYRQSDVTVELYGRTEEGESITALYYGFKPYFDYVEPDDDCIKTIEHNPEFIRMEDKNLFLDGKNVRVKRIYIKSPWKVPELRKICSCQALAADIPFHHRFIYDFDLGSTVEIEGESADSEKGNYTTDLVVKIKEVKKTDDFNPQLKIFSFDIENSISTREIFVIGYSIYFKGNITEGALTGKEPEILEKFNKLVQQEDPDLITGYNIDGYDMPLLEERMKFNRIQFRIGRDFIPPRRIMDQYWRLHGRVIDDTWWEVRKVLHPKHETLNYVSHLLLNEGKENVNRLDIENEWAQRPDDVIKYCIKDARLALLIYRQIRILDRNLYLSTVSMLPLDDVTNGGTSTYVDSLLIRRADRENIGVPMSSSKFSNDTYAGGYVHTMDPGLFDMIVVLDFKSMYPSMIIKYNICFTTLSSDGTIVAPNGARFLSADVKKGLIPDLLEQLMKKRDEVKRQMKTDKANYEYLDGLQAAIKVLMNTFYGVLGTSFYRFTNREISSAITAFARNTITSIIDDLEKTGNKVIYGDTDSIFIESGKKTLEEAIEYGNKLSQEISDREKLVLEFEKIMDPLFSHGAKKRYAGKIVYPPSSSGEILVRGYETRRTDSFDLQSEALSKVFDLILSRDVEGAKKYAEDLIQEVKDGKIDTSKLVISRSVKNFSQYKNADSMANVNAAKKLIDRGETFIPGMKVSWIVTDAGKTPQGVEPFIDGQEFQYTPDYAYYSKRLQETLNRVLESLDKEVTVFKNPQSKITDSFQEKPARKNIEDFF; encoded by the coding sequence ATGAAAATTAAAATGAGAATTGTTGCAGCCTCGTACAGGCAGAGTGATGTAACAGTGGAACTTTATGGGCGCACAGAGGAAGGTGAATCAATAACTGCCCTTTATTATGGGTTCAAACCATATTTCGATTATGTTGAACCTGACGATGATTGCATTAAAACTATAGAGCATAACCCTGAGTTTATAAGAATGGAAGATAAAAATCTATTTCTTGATGGTAAAAACGTCAGGGTGAAGCGCATATACATTAAATCCCCGTGGAAGGTTCCAGAACTAAGAAAAATATGCTCTTGCCAGGCACTTGCAGCTGATATACCGTTTCACCACAGATTCATATACGATTTTGATCTCGGCTCCACAGTAGAAATAGAGGGGGAATCTGCAGATTCAGAAAAGGGCAATTACACAACAGACCTGGTTGTTAAAATCAAGGAAGTTAAAAAAACAGATGATTTCAACCCTCAGCTGAAGATATTCTCCTTTGATATTGAGAATTCCATATCAACCAGAGAAATTTTTGTAATAGGATATTCCATATATTTCAAAGGAAATATAACAGAAGGTGCACTTACCGGGAAGGAGCCTGAAATCCTTGAAAAATTCAATAAACTTGTACAGCAGGAGGACCCTGATTTGATTACCGGGTACAATATAGACGGCTATGATATGCCACTTCTGGAGGAGAGGATGAAGTTTAATAGAATCCAGTTCAGAATTGGAAGGGATTTTATTCCCCCAAGAAGGATAATGGACCAGTACTGGAGGCTTCATGGAAGGGTAATAGATGACACATGGTGGGAGGTGAGAAAGGTTCTGCACCCCAAGCATGAGACTCTCAATTATGTTTCACATCTGCTTCTAAATGAGGGAAAGGAAAATGTAAACAGGCTCGATATAGAAAATGAATGGGCACAGAGGCCTGATGATGTAATTAAATACTGCATCAAGGATGCAAGGCTTGCCCTCCTGATATACAGGCAAATAAGGATACTTGACAGGAATTTATACCTGTCAACAGTTTCCATGCTTCCCCTGGATGATGTTACAAACGGTGGAACAAGCACATATGTGGATTCTCTCCTAATAAGGCGGGCGGACCGTGAAAATATAGGGGTCCCAATGAGCTCATCAAAATTCTCCAATGATACATACGCTGGGGGCTACGTCCATACCATGGATCCTGGGCTATTCGATATGATTGTTGTGCTGGATTTTAAAAGCATGTATCCTTCCATGATTATAAAGTACAACATTTGCTTCACAACCCTCAGCAGTGATGGAACCATTGTTGCCCCAAATGGTGCCAGGTTCCTCTCGGCCGATGTAAAGAAGGGGCTGATACCAGACCTTCTGGAGCAGCTAATGAAGAAGCGTGACGAGGTCAAGAGGCAGATGAAAACGGATAAGGCCAACTATGAATATCTTGACGGGCTTCAGGCCGCAATAAAGGTTCTGATGAATACCTTTTACGGAGTGCTGGGAACATCCTTCTACAGGTTCACAAACAGGGAAATAAGCAGCGCCATTACTGCTTTCGCCAGAAATACAATCACATCAATTATAGACGATCTCGAAAAAACTGGGAATAAAGTGATTTACGGGGATACAGATTCAATATTCATAGAATCTGGAAAGAAAACCCTGGAAGAAGCCATAGAGTATGGAAACAAACTGAGCCAGGAAATATCAGATAGGGAAAAGCTTGTCCTTGAATTTGAAAAAATAATGGATCCGTTATTCTCCCATGGTGCCAAGAAAAGATATGCTGGAAAGATTGTTTATCCACCTTCATCATCAGGTGAAATCCTTGTAAGGGGATACGAAACAAGGAGGACAGATTCCTTTGACCTTCAGAGCGAGGCCCTCTCAAAGGTATTTGATCTAATACTGTCAAGGGACGTGGAAGGGGCCAAAAAATATGCCGAGGATCTTATACAGGAGGTTAAAGATGGGAAGATTGATACCAGCAAGCTGGTAATATCAAGAAGTGTAAAGAATTTTTCGCAGTATAAGAATGCAGATTCAATGGCCAACGTAAATGCTGCAAAGAAGCTTATTGACAGGGGAGAAACGTTCATTCCAGGCATGAAGGTTTCGTGGATAGTGACGGATGCTGGCAAAACACCACAGGGTGTGGAGCCATTCATAGATGGACAGGAATTTCAGTATACCCCGGACTATGCATATTATTCTAAACGGCTTCAGGAGACCCTCAACAGGGTGCTGGAAAGCCTGGACAAGGAGGTAACGGTATTCAAAAACCCGCAGAGTAAAATTACCGACTCTTTTCAGGAGAAACCGGCAAGAAAGAATATAGAGGATTTCTTTTAA
- a CDS encoding MFS transporter: MKDTRKSLVYTSLGHFANDGNFLLFPTLIAYYKVIPHVSIAFLGVMAIIYNLLSGLLGPSIGKLADRIDRDGLLIFAGIFMEAVSAILFGTVFLYRADANYIILVASVVLGAGQAFYHPIGASILAFTYGKKESSTAMGINGSFGSLGRALIPSVLVYSMLFFGDFRGLAIIAIYTFIAAFIIFGGLSFFKRSKYIKVDREKHRRNTVEDKASRAEYAKYSRFLYILTAIVFIRAFFLTGTVTFTPDYFDNVFHSKIIMGDIVTISFLGAVFGQPYFGRVVRRYGGKFTIAVTTVASTVFFGLMLITDNVYLVTVIYLLYAVFAFTSFPVLLGYVAQTIPQKFSTRSNALVWSFGNIVGGAIGIAIITLLLYVHVSLYTSLIIMLVFSVISIIMLPLLPSQNKLEEATVS, from the coding sequence ATGAAGGATACCAGAAAATCTTTAGTATATACATCATTAGGTCATTTTGCAAATGATGGCAACTTTTTACTTTTTCCAACCCTGATAGCGTATTACAAGGTTATACCACATGTAAGCATAGCGTTTCTTGGGGTCATGGCCATAATTTACAATCTGCTTTCGGGACTGCTTGGACCATCCATAGGGAAGCTGGCTGACAGGATAGACCGTGACGGGCTGCTTATTTTCGCCGGTATATTTATGGAGGCTGTTTCAGCAATATTATTTGGAACGGTATTCCTGTATAGGGCCGATGCAAATTACATAATACTTGTTGCTTCTGTTGTTCTGGGGGCAGGCCAGGCATTCTATCATCCCATTGGAGCATCAATACTGGCGTTTACATACGGAAAAAAAGAGTCATCCACTGCAATGGGTATTAACGGGTCCTTCGGGAGCCTGGGCAGGGCACTTATCCCATCTGTTCTTGTTTATTCCATGCTGTTTTTCGGTGATTTCCGGGGCCTTGCTATCATCGCCATTTATACCTTCATAGCTGCATTTATTATTTTCGGAGGCCTGAGTTTCTTTAAAAGAAGCAAATATATAAAGGTAGACAGGGAAAAACACCGCAGAAATACGGTTGAGGATAAGGCATCCCGGGCTGAGTATGCGAAATATAGCAGATTTCTCTACATACTTACTGCAATAGTTTTCATAAGGGCATTTTTCCTTACAGGAACTGTGACATTTACCCCGGATTATTTTGATAACGTATTCCACTCAAAGATAATCATGGGAGATATAGTTACAATCAGTTTCCTTGGAGCCGTATTCGGGCAGCCATATTTCGGAAGGGTTGTGAGAAGATACGGTGGCAAATTTACCATTGCAGTCACAACCGTTGCATCCACGGTATTTTTTGGTTTGATGCTAATAACCGATAATGTATATCTGGTGACAGTTATATACTTGCTATATGCAGTATTTGCATTTACAAGCTTTCCTGTGCTTCTTGGCTATGTTGCACAGACAATTCCACAGAAATTCTCAACACGATCAAATGCCCTGGTATGGAGTTTCGGCAACATAGTTGGTGGCGCCATAGGGATAGCCATTATAACACTTTTGCTGTATGTCCATGTATCTCTCTACACGTCCCTGATTATTATGCTGGTATTTTCAGTAATATCCATAATAATGCTTCCACTCCTGCCATCGCAAAATAAATTAGAGGAAGCCACAGTTTCGTAA
- a CDS encoding phenylalanine--tRNA ligase subunit alpha, with protein MEKTEISVNEYRVLDYIKDKKDVPEDSFNAGLDDRIKSSAVSYLEFKGLIDVNKDNYSTYSVSDEGRKYIDHGFPEERLYRLLMQKNKCTLEELKNDLGSDYKIAMANITRMGIKPVNGTLEFVEGPFLEEFKSRREALSGIENGDKIGDEMLEMFMHRGLVTRHRATRRIININEQGRAALAGYEQNDYLEVLTPEIISSGEWKNRKFRPYDLNSRVEQINGAGLHPLTYLIENVRKIFLEMGFTEMHGHFIEYTGWNMDMLFIPQDHPARDLQDTFYVNTGREFEFENPEILDMVKKVHEKGYGKYSGWDYKWSEDEARKLILRTHTTVNTVRYLYNHRDSPQFVFSIEKVFRHESVDWKHLSELYQIEGAVYGSNVNLSTLKWLLREFYSRLGFDNIRLIPSYYPYTEPSMDVAVDINGREVELGGSGIFRPEVTRPMGLRSPVLAFGLGLERLAMLYYGLNDIREIYNSDLDWLKNYKIKF; from the coding sequence ATGGAAAAAACTGAAATTAGCGTGAATGAGTACAGGGTATTGGATTATATAAAGGATAAGAAAGATGTGCCTGAGGACTCATTTAATGCCGGCCTGGATGATCGGATTAAATCCAGTGCTGTATCATATCTTGAGTTCAAGGGGCTAATTGATGTAAATAAAGACAACTATAGTACATATTCCGTGAGCGACGAGGGCCGTAAATATATTGATCATGGATTTCCAGAGGAGAGGCTTTACAGGCTGTTGATGCAGAAGAATAAATGCACCCTTGAAGAACTGAAAAATGATCTCGGCAGTGATTATAAGATAGCAATGGCAAACATAACTAGGATGGGCATAAAGCCCGTAAATGGAACACTGGAATTCGTGGAGGGACCATTCCTTGAAGAATTTAAATCCAGAAGGGAAGCACTTTCCGGGATTGAAAATGGAGATAAAATTGGAGATGAAATGCTGGAGATGTTCATGCACAGGGGGCTTGTTACAAGGCACAGGGCAACAAGGCGGATAATAAACATAAATGAACAGGGCAGGGCTGCCCTGGCGGGATACGAACAAAATGATTATCTGGAGGTATTGACTCCCGAAATAATCTCCTCAGGCGAATGGAAAAACAGGAAATTCAGGCCATATGACCTCAATTCACGTGTAGAGCAAATCAACGGTGCAGGGCTGCATCCACTGACGTATTTAATAGAGAATGTGAGGAAAATATTTCTGGAGATGGGTTTCACGGAAATGCATGGCCACTTTATAGAGTATACAGGATGGAACATGGATATGTTATTTATTCCTCAAGACCACCCGGCCAGAGACCTGCAGGATACCTTTTATGTAAACACCGGCAGGGAATTTGAATTTGAAAACCCTGAGATACTGGATATGGTGAAAAAAGTTCATGAAAAGGGTTACGGTAAGTACAGTGGATGGGATTATAAATGGTCAGAGGATGAGGCGAGAAAGCTTATTCTCAGAACACATACTACTGTTAATACAGTTAGATACCTGTACAATCACAGGGACAGCCCACAATTCGTATTTTCTATAGAGAAGGTTTTCAGGCATGAGAGTGTTGACTGGAAACATCTTTCAGAGCTGTATCAGATAGAGGGAGCAGTTTACGGGTCAAACGTCAATCTGTCTACACTCAAATGGCTTTTGAGGGAATTTTATTCAAGGCTCGGATTTGATAATATCAGGTTGATACCCTCATATTACCCATACACTGAACCAAGCATGGACGTAGCAGTGGATATAAACGGCAGGGAGGTAGAACTGGGGGGATCGGGAATATTCAGGCCAGAGGTTACAAGGCCCATGGGTCTCAGGTCACCTGTACTGGCGTTCGGCCTGGGGCTGGAAAGGCTTGCAATGTTATACTATGGCCTGAATGACATCCGTGAAATATACAACAGCGATCTGGACTGGCTAAAAAATTATAAAATAAAATTTTAA
- a CDS encoding PINc/VapC family ATPase: MDYVPDTSVIVSGKFREYIAGKSDVRVILSEAMIAEIEHQANEGRSIGFTALEELKKLRELSNTGKIYIDFMGNRPMEWQIKNAHSGEIDNIIRNIALDNNATLVTGDHIQSIIASIKGINVVYIKGEEKDVKDIQEFFDEYTSSVHLKAGMKPLIKTGKPGEVVLKELDYIVSYDELEKIAYNIVQRGKFEDQSFIEMDMFGATVIQLKNLRIVITRPPFSDIMEITAVRPVVKTSIEDYKLDKKIMDRLQNKAYGILVSGSPGAGKSTFVTALAEYYASKNKIVKTMEKPRDLQVNDNITQYTTLEGDMEKTGDILLLVREDYTVFDEMRVTSDFKVYSDLRLAGVGMIGVVHSTRAVDAIQRFVGRIELGLIPQVVDTVLFIEGGKVAQVLTTDYEIKIPYGLNQEDLARPVIVIRDFLKNKPVAEIYTFGDQVVVIPVGDEKTGQNPLFALAAAKIRDDMMQLLDTDHVDVQVMSEGRVTIKVPDAKIPKLIGRKGETVNGLEKSYGLKIDVDTLSDDANVMQDAIIEIKNKTLFIDVGSRNRPVKLYVDGISILSARSSSKGMIKLRLNSDTGSTVYKYIKQGKKLQYMIMEEPEINKSAK, encoded by the coding sequence GTGGATTACGTACCAGATACATCTGTAATAGTCAGTGGGAAATTCAGGGAATACATAGCCGGAAAAAGTGATGTAAGGGTCATTCTCTCGGAAGCTATGATAGCAGAAATAGAGCATCAGGCAAATGAAGGAAGGTCCATAGGCTTTACTGCCCTGGAGGAACTCAAAAAGCTCAGGGAGCTATCCAATACCGGCAAAATATACATAGATTTTATGGGAAACCGCCCTATGGAATGGCAGATAAAAAATGCACACAGCGGTGAAATTGATAACATAATAAGGAATATAGCACTGGATAATAATGCAACACTGGTAACAGGGGATCACATCCAGAGTATAATTGCCTCAATAAAGGGAATCAACGTTGTATATATAAAAGGCGAGGAAAAAGACGTCAAGGATATTCAGGAATTTTTTGATGAATATACATCATCCGTGCATTTAAAGGCAGGGATGAAACCACTCATAAAAACAGGAAAACCAGGGGAGGTCGTACTGAAGGAACTTGATTATATTGTATCCTATGATGAGCTGGAAAAAATTGCATATAATATAGTACAGCGTGGAAAATTCGAGGACCAGTCATTTATTGAAATGGACATGTTCGGTGCCACAGTTATACAGCTCAAAAACCTTAGAATAGTCATAACAAGACCCCCATTCTCGGATATAATGGAAATTACTGCTGTAAGGCCTGTTGTAAAAACCTCAATTGAGGACTATAAACTGGACAAGAAGATTATGGACCGCCTTCAGAATAAGGCATATGGAATACTTGTTTCAGGTTCTCCCGGTGCTGGAAAGAGTACATTTGTTACCGCACTGGCTGAATATTACGCCTCAAAAAACAAAATTGTCAAAACCATGGAAAAGCCGAGGGATTTGCAGGTTAACGATAATATCACCCAGTATACAACACTGGAAGGAGATATGGAGAAAACCGGGGATATCCTTCTGCTGGTCCGGGAAGACTACACAGTTTTTGATGAAATGAGGGTAACCTCAGATTTCAAGGTTTATTCAGACTTGAGGCTTGCTGGAGTTGGAATGATAGGTGTGGTCCATTCGACACGTGCGGTGGATGCTATTCAGCGTTTCGTAGGCAGGATAGAACTTGGCCTTATACCGCAGGTGGTGGATACAGTCCTTTTCATAGAAGGTGGAAAGGTTGCACAGGTTCTCACCACAGATTATGAAATCAAGATTCCTTACGGGCTGAATCAGGAAGACCTGGCAAGGCCGGTGATAGTTATAAGAGATTTTCTGAAAAACAAACCTGTTGCTGAGATTTATACTTTCGGTGACCAGGTTGTTGTGATACCTGTGGGAGATGAAAAAACAGGTCAGAACCCACTATTCGCACTTGCTGCGGCCAAGATAAGGGATGATATGATGCAGCTTCTTGATACAGATCATGTTGATGTTCAGGTAATGTCAGAGGGAAGGGTAACCATAAAAGTTCCTGATGCCAAGATACCTAAGCTCATAGGCAGGAAGGGTGAAACAGTAAACGGGCTGGAAAAATCCTACGGACTGAAGATTGATGTGGATACCCTGTCCGATGATGCAAATGTAATGCAGGATGCCATAATAGAGATTAAAAATAAAACACTGTTCATAGATGTTGGGTCCAGGAACCGGCCTGTCAAGCTCTACGTTGATGGGATATCCATACTTTCTGCAAGAAGCTCATCAAAGGGGATGATTAAACTCAGGCTCAACAGTGACACTGGAAGCACAGTATATAAATATATTAAACAGGGAAAGAAGCTTCAGTACATGATCATGGAGGAACCAGAAATAAATAAATCTGCTAAATGA
- a CDS encoding DUF302 domain-containing protein translates to MYSYEKTFNADAEEIFGKVHKLLKEANWLILSYVDVKEVFTKMDKSIDPYYILDVCYPPAAVDLIHDNEDIGAFIPCKVVLIQHGKSTRLIMPKPSVLSKEYLDTDGKVAEKYETALIELLDKINS, encoded by the coding sequence ATGTATTCATATGAAAAAACATTCAATGCGGATGCCGAAGAGATTTTTGGAAAGGTACATAAATTGCTAAAGGAGGCTAACTGGCTTATACTTTCATATGTGGATGTGAAAGAGGTATTTACAAAGATGGATAAATCAATTGACCCATATTATATACTTGATGTTTGTTATCCTCCAGCTGCTGTTGACCTCATACATGACAATGAGGACATAGGCGCGTTTATACCGTGCAAAGTTGTCCTGATCCAGCACGGCAAAAGCACAAGGCTCATAATGCCAAAACCATCTGTACTTTCAAAGGAATACCTTGATACCGACGGAAAGGTTGCAGAAAAATATGAGACAGCATTAATAGAATTACTGGATAAAATAAATTCATAA